GCATCCTCGTCGCAGACGACGACGACCTCACGGCCGGGCTCGTCGTGCACCGGCTCGAGCGCGAGGGTTATCGGGTGGAGCGCTCCTCGGATGGCCGGGAAGCCTTCCGGATGGCGACGACCGACGACTACTCGCTCGTGATCCTCGACGTGAAGATGCCGCGCATCGGAGGGTTCGAGCTCCTCGAGCGCATCAGGGAGCTTCCCCAGTACCACGAGACCCCGATCGTGATGCTGACCGCCATCGGTAGCGAGAAAGACGTGGTGCGAGGGTTCAACCTCGGAGCGAGCGACTACATCGTCAAGCCGTTCTCGCCGACCGAGCTGACGGCGAGGGTCCAGCGGCTCCTCCTCGAGGACTGACCGCCGTGCCGGCCCTCGTGCTCGCCTCGATGGTCACCCTGGTCGCCCTCATCGCCCCATTCGCCGTGATGCTCACGTTCCTGCGAACGAGGAACAATCTCAGGTCCACGCGGTGGGCGCGCCTCGAGGCGGCGTGGAATCCACGCATCATGGGCCTGGTCTCGGGGGAGGCGACCGCCGAGGAGCTCGTGCCGCTGGCCCGCCGGCGCGACCGGCGCTTCATCCTGGCGATCGCGGCGCGCTTCGCCTCCCGACTCGCCGGCAAGGACAGGGACGTCGTCGAAGACTTCGCCAGGACGCTGATCCCGACGCTGCTGCGGGACCTGGGGTCGCGCCGTCCCGAGGTGCGCGCCCGGGCCGTGAAGACGATCGCGCTGCTCAGCTTCGACGACCACGTCGGCGAGGTGCTGGTGGCGCTCGACGACGACTCGCCGCTCGTGGGCATGGTCGCCGCACGAGCTCTCGCCAGGCACGGCGGAGCTACCTTCATCTCGGACGTCCTCTCCCACCTGCATCGCTTCGCCGAGTGGAATCCGGAGTTCGTCTCGACGATGCTGGCGTCCGTCGGCCACGGCGTCGCCCCACCGATGCGCAGGATGCTGCTCGACCCGGGCCAGCATCCGCTGGTGCGCAGGGTGATCGCCGACGCTCTCCGCCTCCTTCCCGACCCGGTTGCGGGTGACGGGGCCGCCTGGGTGCTGTCCGGGTCGGAAGAGCGCGAGCTACAGGCCGCATGCCTTCGCCTGCTCGCCGTCGTCGGCAGGCCGGATCACGTGTGGGCGATCGAGCCGTACCTCCACCATCCCGACTTCGCTCTGAGGGCACACGCCGTCACGGCATTCGGACAAACCGCCCTTCCCCGTCACCTCCCCGCCGTCGAGTCGCTCCTCGACGATCCGTCGCCGTGGGTGGCCCTGCGGGCCGCAGAGGCCCTGGCCATCGCAGGCGAGCTCGGCATGCTCGAGGAACGGGCATCGCTCGAAGGGCCGGCGGGGACCCTGGCCCGCGAGGTCTTGGAGCTGGCTGTATGAGCCCTGAAGCGTTCGTCCGGTATACCAGCCTGCTCATCGTCATGTACATCGTCGCCCTCAACCTCGTGTACCTGGCGCTCACCGTCGTCGCATTCGGAGGGCTCCGAAAGTACGTCGCCCGGCTCAAGTCGCTCGACATCCAGGATCTCCTCTACTCGGCCGGCACGATCCCCATGGCGATCCTCGTGCCCGCCTACAACGAAGAAGCAACGATCGTCGCCTCGGTGCGATCGTTCCTCACCCTCAACTATCCCGACTACGAGGTCGTGATCGTCAACGACGGTTCGAACGACGCAACGCTGCAGAGCCTCGTCGACGCCTTCGATCTGGCGCCTGCCGACCGGCTGCCGACGAGCACGGTGGCGACTGCCGTGGTCCGCGCCGTCTATCACGGCAGCACCCACCCGAACCTCTGGGTGATCGACAAGGAGAACGGCGGCAAGGCCGACGCCCTGAATGTCGGCCTCAACTACTCGAGGAGCCCGGTGTTCTGCGCCCTCGACGCGGACACGATCCTCGAGTCGGAGGCCTTGCTGCGCGTCGTCCGGCCGTTCCTCGAGGACACCACGACGATCGCGGCCGGCGGCATCATCCGGATCGCCAACGGGTGCAGGATCGACGGGGGAGTAGTCGAGGAGATCATGGTCCCTGCCAAGACCCTCCCGCGCCTCCAAGTCGTCGAATACCTGCGGGCGTTCCTGGCGGCCCGGGTCGGCTGGGACGCCGTCGGGGGGACGCTCATCATCTCAGGTGCCTTCGGAGCCTTTCGTCGTTCGCTGGTTGCCGAGATCGGCGGCTACTCGCCCGAAACCGTCGGCGAGGACATGGAGCTGGTCGTCCGCCTTCACAGACATTGCCGCGAGCGGCAGATCCCGTACCGGGTCGCCTTCCTGGCCGACCCGGTGGCGTGGACCGAAGCGCCGGAGTCGCTGACCGTGCTCGGCAGCCAGCGGGAGCGGTGGCAGCGCGGGCTCGCCCAGGTGCTGATGAAGCACCGCGACATGATCCTCCGGCCGAAATACGGCACGCCCGGGATGGTTTCCATGCCGTACTTCGTGCTGTTCGAGCTGATGGGGCCACTCATGGAGATCCTCGGCTACGCGACGATCGCGCTCGCCGCGATGCTCGGGATCATCTCGCCGATCTACCTGCTCGCCTTCGTGATCCTCGGGATCTCGTTCGGAACGCTCCTCTCCCTCTCGGCGCTGGCCCTCGAGGAGCTGTCCTTCCGGCGATACCGACGGGGCGGCGACCTCGTCAGGCTGTTCTTCATCTCGATCCTCGACGGGATCGGGTTCCGCCAGCTCGTCAGCTACTGGCGGGTCAAGGGCATGGTGAGGGCATTGCGCACCAGGCGGGCCACACGATGGGACGCCATCCCGCGGAAGGGGTTCGGGGACCCCGCCTCCGGGCCGAGCGCCCGGTCGGCGGGGGCCGGCTCGGCTCCGGCGGACAGGCGGGTCGCCGCCTCCCGCTGAAGGACCCTCGACCGATCTCGGGGAGGCGCCACGCTCCCTCCCTGCGGCCGCGCCTGGAGCAGGTCCAGGGACACCGCCTACTCTCACGGCCCGATGAGACGAAGCGTCGGATCCGGGTCCCGCTGGGAGGAGGCGTACGGCTACTCCCGGGCCGTTCGGGTCGGCTCCGTCATCAAGGTCTCCGGCACGCTCGCCGTGGCCAGGCTCGGTGAGGAGACGGTCGACGGTGCGTACGAGCAGATGCTGCGGTGCGGTGAGATCACGCTCGACGCCGTCACCAGGCTCGGCGGCTCCGTCACCGATGTCGTGAGGACTCGGATGTTCATCACGGACCCGGCCGATGCAGACGACGTCGGCAGAGCCCATGCCGCGCTGTTCGCAGACGTCCGGCCGGCAGCGACGATGGTCGTGGTCGCTGCGCTCGTCGAGCCGGCGTACAAGGTCGAGTTGGAGCTCGAGGCGATCGTCGACACCGCCTGAGTGCCCGCCGAGCCGTGGCCTACGCGGCGGCGTGCTATCATCAGAGTTCGGACGGTCGTCCGCGCACGTCTATCCCACTTCGAGGAATCGATCGCGTGAAAGACGCCAAGACCATCACAGCAGAGCACGGCCAGCATGCCACAGACACCGGTTCGCCCGAGGTCCAGGTGGCGCTGCTGACCGAGCGGATCAACCATCTCACCGAGCACCTGAGGGTCCACAAGAAGGACCACCACAGCCGGCGAGGGCTGCTGATGCTGGTCGGAAAGCGCAGACGACTACTCGCATACCTCCGCAACCAGGACGTCGAGCGATACCGATCGCTCATCGCCAAGCTGGGACTACGGAGATAGCTGGAAAACGGGAGGCGGCCCGGAGTCGCCTTCCTCGCACGCTGAGGGCGACGCCTCAGTTGTCAGTGGCCGGCTCTCGGCTCCAAGCGGCCGATGGCCGACCACTGCCAATTGAGCGAATCTCCCTCAGCAACCACAAGAGGAGAGACGCGTGGCAGAAACCACCGTACGCGGTCACATAGGCGACCGCGAGTTCAGTCTTTCGACGGGCAAGCTGGCGCTGCTCGCCGATGGAGCAGTCGTGGCGAAGATCGGGGGCACCGAGGTGCTCACCACCGCCACCGCCGCCAGGTCGGTGCGCGAGGGAGTCGACTTCTTCCCGCTCACCGTCGATGTCGAAGAGCGCATGTACGCCGTCGGTCGTATCCCGGGCTCGTTCTTCCGTAGGGAGGGAAGGGCAACCGAGAAGGCGACGCTGACGGCGAGGCTCATCGACAGGCCGCTGCGGCCGTCGTTCGCAGACGGGTTCCGTTGCGAAACCCACATCGTGGCGACCGTCATATCGGCCGATCTCGTCAACTCATACGACGTCCTCGCCCTCAACGGCGCCTCGGCGGCGTTGACGGTCAGCGCCATCCCATTCCAGGGCCCGATCGCCGCCGTTCGGCTCGCCCTCAAGGACGGCGAGTGGATCCCGTTCCCCACGTTCGAGGAGCTCGAGGCATCGGTGTTCGACCTCGTCGTTGCCGGCAAGCGCAACGCCGCCGGCGACATCGACATCGCCATGGTCGAGGCCGGTGCCACCGAGCACGGCCATCGCCACGTCCAGTCGGGGCAGGCCGCCAGCGACGAGGCTGAGCTGGCCCGCGGCTTCGAGGAGGCCAAGCGCCACCTGGCGACCATCATCGAGATGCAGCACGAGCTGCGCCGCCAGACCGGGGAGCCGGAGCCGGTCGACTTCCCAGTGGTGCACGAGTACAGCGAGGAGACGCTGGCTCGGGTCGACGCCATCGCCCGCACGAAGCTCGTGAAGATGGGCACGATCGTCGACAAGCAGCAGAGGCTCGAAGCCGAGGCGTCGATCGCAGAGGAGGTGCTCGCCGAGCTCGGCCTCCCCGAGGACGACGCCGCCTCGATTGCCGAAGCGAAGGGGGCGTATCGCAGCGTCAGGAAGGCGGTCATGCGCCGCAGGGTGGTGGACGACGGAGTCCGACTCGACGGCAGGGGGCTCACGGACATCCGGCCTCTCGAGATCGAGGTCGGTCTCGTGCCGGAGGCGCACGGTTCGGGCCTGTTCCAACGAGGCGAGACGCAGGTCCTCAACGTGACGACGCTCGGCATGATGCGGATGGAGCAGATGCTCGACACGATCTCGGTCGAGGAGTCGAAGCGATTCATGCACCACTACAACATGCCGCCGTTCGCCACGGGCGAGACCGGGTTCATGCGCGGACCGAAGCGGCGCGAGATCGGCCACGGCGCCCTCGCCGAGAAGGCGCTCCTGCCGGTCATCCCGACGACGGACGTCTTCCCATATGCCTTCCGCCTCGTCTCCGAGGTCCTGATGTCGAACGGGTCGAGCTCGATGGCGTCGGTGTGCGGGTCCTCGCTGTCTCTCATGGACGCAGGCGTGCCGATAGCGGCTCCGGTTGCCGGCATCGCCATGGGCCTCATCGCCGATGACGGGAAATACGTGACCCTCACTGACATCCTCGGTGCCGAGGATGCCCTCGGCGACATGGACTTCAAGGTTGCCGGAACCCGCGACATGGTCACGGCGCTGCAGCTCGACACAAAGATCGAGTCGCTCCCCACCGAGGTCCTCGTCGCCGCCATGGACCAGGCGAGGACGGCGCGCCTCGCCATACTCGACGCCATGGCCGAGGTCATCGCCGAGCCGCGCTCCGAGCTGGCCCCGACGGCACCGAAGATCGAGGCGATCGAGATCCCGAAGGATCGAATCGGCGAGGTGATCGGGCCGAAGGGCAAGGTCATTCGTGAGCTCGAGGAGGAGACCGGCGCCACGATCGAGATCGACGACGACGGCATCGTGCGTGTCGGCGCCGCCAACACGGCCGCGTTGCAGCTCGCCAAGGAGCGCATCCTGGCCATCGGCTTCCCGCCGATCGCCGAGGTCGGCAAGGACTACGAGGGCGAGGTCGTCAACATCACCAAGTTCGGCGCTTTCGTCAACATCCTTCCCGGCAGGGACGGTCTGCTCCACATCTCGAAGATGGGTGGAGGCAAGCGGGTGAACCAGGTCGAGGATGTGCTGTCACTCGGCGACAAGGTCCAGGTGGTCGTGCGGGAGATCGACGATCGCGGCAAGGTGAGCCTCGACCTCGCAGAGGGGTTCGAGCTCGCCGTCCCCGAGTCCGCCCATGGTGGCTCCGGTGACGGTGGCCGCGACGCCGGCCGCGACGGCGGCCGCGACGCCGGCCGCGACGGCGGCCGTGACCGCGAGCGGCGTGATCGGGGGAGTCGCAGCAGCCGTGACGGTGGCCGTGAGGGCAGCCGTGAGGGCAGCCACGATCGTGACCGGGGTCGTGACCGCCAACCCGAGCGGCAGCAGTCCGATCGCCCTGCGAGGACGATGGTCTCGTTCGAGGACGAGTTCGAGTCGGGCACTTGAGGGTCCGGTGATCGAACCAGAAGGGGCCCCGTGATGGGGCCCCTTCTGGTTTACCGGCCCAACCGACCGGGTAGTGCCTCGTCAACGCCGAGAAGGAGGCGAATGATGGCCGTACTGGGACTCTTGCTCATCGCGATCGGTGCCATATTGGCTTTCGGGATCAATGTCCTCGTTGACGAGGTCGACTTGGTCGCCATAGGGGTCATCCTGATGGGTGTGGGTGCCGTCGGCTTCGTCGCAGGAATGCTGCGGAGCGCTTTCGGTTTCCGTACGCACACCGAGCGGGCCGTGAGCGCGGATGGCAGGCACGTCATCGAGGAGCATCACAGCTCGACAAGCGTGTGATGCCGGCTTGACGGATCGAGGGGTCCCGGGACGTCCGGGGCCCCTTCTACGCGTCCCCTTGTGTATCGAACATGTGTTCGATACAGTGTCTTTCCCCAGAGGGCAGCCAGCACGCCTCTGGGTATGAAGACGTGTCGTTCTGTTGTCGGGGTTAGTGATCTTGGGGCCAGCATTGACGCCAGAGCATGTGACGTCATCGGGGGATGTCGTTGCCCTCCTCTCGCTCGAGCCGGGACGGGTGACCGGCCTCGTCGGGAGCCCAGGGCTCGGCCTCACGAAGCTCGGTCTCGCTCTGCTCGCCTCGAGGACCGGGCTCGTCGCATGCCTCGACGTGCGCGGCTGGCTGTCACCGGTGGCGGCTTGGGAGAGCGGCATCGACCCCGACCGGCTCGTCATCGCCCGTTGCGGCGATCCCGTCAGGTGGGGGAGGGCCGCGGCGACTCTCCTCGAAGGAGTCGATGCGCTGTATGCCGAGGTTCCCCGCGGGGTGAAGGACCCGCAGATCCGCAAACTCGTGGCCCTGGCCAGGGCCAGGGATGCTCCCGTCGTCTTGCGGCCGGTGCGTGGGGACCTCCCGCCCGGTCTCGTGCACCTACGCCTCGAGGCACGAGAAGTGATCTGGGAAGGGACGGACTCCGGGCACGGCAGGCTCGGGCGCAGGAGGATCGCTCTCGAGGCGTCCGGCAAAGCGGTGCGAGGGATGACGCGGCGTATCGAGGTGGAGGACGATGGAACGAACGCTCTGCGTCTGGTATCCGGACTGGCCACTCAGGAGATCGGGCGTCACGCAGTATGAGCCTGCTCAGGCCGTAGACCAGGACAATCGAGTCGTTGCCCTCAACCATACGGCCACGGCTGCAGGAGTCCTTCCCGGCATGCGCAGAAGGGAGGCAGAGGCTGTCTGCCCAGCGATCGTGACCATCGTCTGTGATCCGGGCGCAGATGCCGCCGCCTTCGAACCCGTGGCCATTGCGATCGAGTCCGTGGTCCCTCGCATCGAGATCTCCTCCCCTGGGCTCGTCCATGCCGCAGTGACGGGGGCGATGCGATATTTCGGGGGTGAGACCGAGCTCGTCGAGCGGATCGTCGAGGAGTTGGAGGCGGTCGGGGCGCTCGGCTACAGAATCGGGCTCGCCTCCGGACCGTTCGCCGCCGGGATCGCCGCCTCGCAAGCGACGGAGGACGCCCCGATCCATGTCGTCGCAGACGATGCCGCCTTCGTGGCATCGCTGGATGTCACCGCCCTGGGCAAGGAGGACCTCGCGGCCGTGTTTCGCTGGCTGGGGATCACGACGCTCGGTGCGCTGGCAGCCCTGCCGCGCCAGGCGGTCGTCTCGCGATTCGGTCCCGAAGGCCTCGAAGCCCACCGGCTGGCTCGTGGGGAGGATCGTGCCACCCATGCCAGAGTCATCCATCCCGATCTCGCCGTGGAGGAGCGGTTCGCTCCTCCACTCGAGAACCTCGAGCAGGCGGCATTCGTCTCCAGGGCCATGGCGCACCGTCTCCTCGGCGAGCTCGCCGCTCAGGGAGCTGCCCCGCACCGGGTCGAGGTCGAGGCGGAGGCGGCAGATGGCGAGACCAGGGTCCGGGTGTGGCGCAACGTGGACCCGTTCGACGAGGAGACGTTGTCGGAGCGAGTCCGCTGGCAGCTGCGGGCTTGGCTCGATTCCGAGCAGATGCGAAGCGGTCGGGGCATACGAGGTGGCCTGGTCCGGCTGCGGATCGCCCCTCGGGACGTTTCGGACAGGGGACGTCAGCTGGCGTTGCAGGAGGACGCTCGATCAGCAGCGGAGGCCCATCGCGCCCTCATCCAGACGCAGGCGATCGTCGGAGTCGACGACCTGCTCCAGGCGCGGCCGCAGGGAGGGAGGCACCCCGCTGAACGGGTGTCGTGGCATCGCTGGGGAGAGCCGGCGCCGAGCCCGGTTCGCGAGGCGGATGCCCCCTGGCCGGGCTCCGTGCCATCGCCTGCGCCGGCTCTGGTGCCTCCCGAGGCGCAGACTCTCGAGGTCGAGTGGGACGACGGGATGCCTGCCAGGGTTCGTCTCGGGTCGCGGTGGGTTCCCGTCCTCTCGTGGGCGGGACCGTGGCGTGAGGTTGGGCGCTGGTGGGAAGGCGATGCCGCCTCCGACCGCTATCAGATCGTCACCTCGGCAGGGGCATTCCTCTGCACCGTCCGGGACGGCGTCACATACTTGACAGGCATCTACGACTGATCACGGGGCCGTCAGCCTGGCCGCCGCGTATGTCGCAGCGATGACGGCTTGGGCACGGTCGCGGACGGTGTCGAGGTCGGCGAGCGTCAACCCGGCAGTCGGTATCGGCTCGTGGACCACGGAGCGCACCGCGCCGGGGAAGATCACCTTCCGTCCGGGCGCCCACACCTCCCAGGTGCCCGAGATCGTCACCGGCACCACCGTGAGCTGGTTGGCGATCGCAATGCGGAATGCACCCTTCTTGAACGGCTGCAGCATTCCCTCGTCGCTGCGCGTCCCCTCCGGGAAGATGATGAGCGAGTGTCCTCGCGCCTTGGCGGCTGCCACACCCTCGTTCACCGTCGTGTGGACCGAGCTCCCGGCCTGGCGGTCGACCTTGACCATCCCGATGTGGTGCATCGCCGTCGAAACGAGCGGGATGCGGTACACCTCCTTCTTGGCGAGGTACCTGATGGGGACGGGGGCCGTGAGGAACATCACCGGGATGTCGAAGTTGGAGAGATGGTTGGCCACGAAGACGTACTGGCCTG
This genomic interval from Acidimicrobiia bacterium contains the following:
- a CDS encoding HEAT repeat domain-containing protein, whose protein sequence is MPALVLASMVTLVALIAPFAVMLTFLRTRNNLRSTRWARLEAAWNPRIMGLVSGEATAEELVPLARRRDRRFILAIAARFASRLAGKDRDVVEDFARTLIPTLLRDLGSRRPEVRARAVKTIALLSFDDHVGEVLVALDDDSPLVGMVAARALARHGGATFISDVLSHLHRFAEWNPEFVSTMLASVGHGVAPPMRRMLLDPGQHPLVRRVIADALRLLPDPVAGDGAAWVLSGSEERELQAACLRLLAVVGRPDHVWAIEPYLHHPDFALRAHAVTAFGQTALPRHLPAVESLLDDPSPWVALRAAEALAIAGELGMLEERASLEGPAGTLAREVLELAV
- a CDS encoding DNA polymerase Y family protein, translating into MERTLCVWYPDWPLRRSGVTQYEPAQAVDQDNRVVALNHTATAAGVLPGMRRREAEAVCPAIVTIVCDPGADAAAFEPVAIAIESVVPRIEISSPGLVHAAVTGAMRYFGGETELVERIVEELEAVGALGYRIGLASGPFAAGIAASQATEDAPIHVVADDAAFVASLDVTALGKEDLAAVFRWLGITTLGALAALPRQAVVSRFGPEGLEAHRLARGEDRATHARVIHPDLAVEERFAPPLENLEQAAFVSRAMAHRLLGELAAQGAAPHRVEVEAEAADGETRVRVWRNVDPFDEETLSERVRWQLRAWLDSEQMRSGRGIRGGLVRLRIAPRDVSDRGRQLALQEDARSAAEAHRALIQTQAIVGVDDLLQARPQGGRHPAERVSWHRWGEPAPSPVREADAPWPGSVPSPAPALVPPEAQTLEVEWDDGMPARVRLGSRWVPVLSWAGPWREVGRWWEGDAASDRYQIVTSAGAFLCTVRDGVTYLTGIYD
- a CDS encoding RidA family protein, giving the protein MRRSVGSGSRWEEAYGYSRAVRVGSVIKVSGTLAVARLGEETVDGAYEQMLRCGEITLDAVTRLGGSVTDVVRTRMFITDPADADDVGRAHAALFADVRPAATMVVVAALVEPAYKVELELEAIVDTA
- a CDS encoding polyribonucleotide nucleotidyltransferase codes for the protein MAETTVRGHIGDREFSLSTGKLALLADGAVVAKIGGTEVLTTATAARSVREGVDFFPLTVDVEERMYAVGRIPGSFFRREGRATEKATLTARLIDRPLRPSFADGFRCETHIVATVISADLVNSYDVLALNGASAALTVSAIPFQGPIAAVRLALKDGEWIPFPTFEELEASVFDLVVAGKRNAAGDIDIAMVEAGATEHGHRHVQSGQAASDEAELARGFEEAKRHLATIIEMQHELRRQTGEPEPVDFPVVHEYSEETLARVDAIARTKLVKMGTIVDKQQRLEAEASIAEEVLAELGLPEDDAASIAEAKGAYRSVRKAVMRRRVVDDGVRLDGRGLTDIRPLEIEVGLVPEAHGSGLFQRGETQVLNVTTLGMMRMEQMLDTISVEESKRFMHHYNMPPFATGETGFMRGPKRREIGHGALAEKALLPVIPTTDVFPYAFRLVSEVLMSNGSSSMASVCGSSLSLMDAGVPIAAPVAGIAMGLIADDGKYVTLTDILGAEDALGDMDFKVAGTRDMVTALQLDTKIESLPTEVLVAAMDQARTARLAILDAMAEVIAEPRSELAPTAPKIEAIEIPKDRIGEVIGPKGKVIRELEEETGATIEIDDDGIVRVGAANTAALQLAKERILAIGFPPIAEVGKDYEGEVVNITKFGAFVNILPGRDGLLHISKMGGGKRVNQVEDVLSLGDKVQVVVREIDDRGKVSLDLAEGFELAVPESAHGGSGDGGRDAGRDGGRDAGRDGGRDRERRDRGSRSSRDGGREGSREGSHDRDRGRDRQPERQQSDRPARTMVSFEDEFESGT
- a CDS encoding lysophospholipid acyltransferase family protein; the protein is MWKTLVAAVRTAISVPLFLVFTIALAGIVVVVAIVKRDTPLIDRIIRWWSRSFLFVGGVDLEIEGRDRIDPAGQYVFVANHLSNFDIPVMFLTAPVPIRYLAKKEVYRIPLVSTAMHHIGMVKVDRQAGSSVHTTVNEGVAAAKARGHSLIIFPEGTRSDEGMLQPFKKGAFRIAIANQLTVVPVTISGTWEVWAPGRKVIFPGAVRSVVHEPIPTAGLTLADLDTVRDRAQAVIAATYAAARLTAP
- a CDS encoding DUF6458 family protein, which codes for MAVLGLLLIAIGAILAFGINVLVDEVDLVAIGVILMGVGAVGFVAGMLRSAFGFRTHTERAVSADGRHVIEEHHSSTSV
- a CDS encoding glycosyltransferase, coding for MSPEAFVRYTSLLIVMYIVALNLVYLALTVVAFGGLRKYVARLKSLDIQDLLYSAGTIPMAILVPAYNEEATIVASVRSFLTLNYPDYEVVIVNDGSNDATLQSLVDAFDLAPADRLPTSTVATAVVRAVYHGSTHPNLWVIDKENGGKADALNVGLNYSRSPVFCALDADTILESEALLRVVRPFLEDTTTIAAGGIIRIANGCRIDGGVVEEIMVPAKTLPRLQVVEYLRAFLAARVGWDAVGGTLIISGAFGAFRRSLVAEIGGYSPETVGEDMELVVRLHRHCRERQIPYRVAFLADPVAWTEAPESLTVLGSQRERWQRGLAQVLMKHRDMILRPKYGTPGMVSMPYFVLFELMGPLMEILGYATIALAAMLGIISPIYLLAFVILGISFGTLLSLSALALEELSFRRYRRGGDLVRLFFISILDGIGFRQLVSYWRVKGMVRALRTRRATRWDAIPRKGFGDPASGPSARSAGAGSAPADRRVAASR
- the rpsO gene encoding 30S ribosomal protein S15, whose translation is MDRVKDAKTITAEHGQHATDTGSPEVQVALLTERINHLTEHLRVHKKDHHSRRGLLMLVGKRRRLLAYLRNQDVERYRSLIAKLGLRR